A genome region from Arthrobacter sp. SLBN-100 includes the following:
- a CDS encoding 3-deoxy-7-phosphoheptulonate synthase, which yields MSTATAPANTATGHLRTESTAKSTSNLRVSEFTALPTPQELIAELPLAAEAAGVVERGRDEVRAIMDGVDDRLLVVVGPCSIHDPKAGLEYARRLVSQAEKHKEDLLIVMRTYFEKPRTTVGWKGLINDPRLDGSHDMVTGLRTARHFLQQVTALGLPAATEFLEPISPQYMADLISWGAIGARTTESQIHRQLASGLSMPIGFKNGTDGDLQVAIDACGAAAAAQAFLGIDGDGRAALVATAGNPDTHVILRGGRKGPNYSAADVEAASAKLAGKQLNPRLIVDASHANSGKSHHRQAEVALEIGAQLEDGGATAQAIAGIMLESFLVGGAQNLDVAEHAAGRAELVYGQSVTDACMEWDVSVSVLDQLAASARKRRALN from the coding sequence GCGCTGCCCACTCCGCAGGAACTCATCGCGGAACTGCCCCTGGCAGCCGAGGCGGCAGGCGTCGTCGAACGCGGACGCGACGAAGTCCGCGCCATCATGGACGGCGTGGACGACCGCCTGCTGGTGGTTGTGGGGCCCTGCTCCATCCACGATCCAAAGGCCGGGCTGGAGTACGCCCGCCGGCTGGTCAGCCAGGCCGAGAAGCACAAGGAAGACCTGCTGATCGTGATGCGGACCTACTTCGAAAAGCCCCGCACCACCGTGGGCTGGAAGGGCCTGATCAACGATCCCCGGCTCGACGGCAGCCACGACATGGTCACCGGCCTGCGCACCGCGCGGCACTTCCTGCAGCAGGTCACCGCGCTGGGGCTGCCCGCGGCCACTGAATTCCTTGAGCCCATCAGCCCGCAGTACATGGCGGACCTGATTTCCTGGGGCGCCATCGGGGCCCGCACTACCGAAAGCCAGATCCACCGGCAGCTCGCCTCAGGCCTGTCCATGCCCATCGGCTTCAAGAACGGGACCGACGGCGACCTCCAGGTGGCCATTGACGCGTGCGGTGCTGCCGCGGCAGCCCAGGCTTTCCTTGGCATTGACGGCGACGGCCGGGCTGCGCTGGTGGCCACAGCCGGAAACCCGGACACCCACGTCATCCTCCGTGGCGGCCGCAAGGGACCGAACTACTCTGCGGCGGACGTCGAAGCTGCCTCCGCCAAGCTCGCCGGCAAGCAGTTGAACCCGCGCCTCATTGTTGACGCCAGCCACGCCAACAGCGGCAAGAGTCACCACCGCCAGGCCGAAGTGGCATTGGAAATCGGCGCCCAGCTCGAGGACGGTGGCGCCACGGCGCAGGCGATCGCAGGGATTATGCTCGAAAGCTTCCTGGTGGGCGGAGCCCAGAACCTCGATGTTGCCGAGCACGCAGCCGGCCGCGCCGAACTGGTCTACGGCCAGAGCGTTACCGATGCGTGCATGGAATGGGATGTGTCCGTTTCCGTGCTGGACCAGCTTGCTGCCTCCGCACGCAAGCGCCGGGCACTGAATTAG
- a CDS encoding 30S ribosomal protein bS22, whose amino-acid sequence MGSVIKKRRKRMAKKKHRKLLRKTRHQRRNKK is encoded by the coding sequence GTGGGTTCAGTTATTAAGAAGCGTCGCAAGCGTATGGCCAAGAAGAAGCACCGCAAGCTGCTTCGCAAGACCCGTCACCAGCGCCGCAACAAGAAGTAG
- a CDS encoding helix-turn-helix domain-containing protein → MSAEQNFSNAKFLTVAEVAQVMRVSKMTVYRLVHAGEMPAVRFGRSYRVPENAVEQYLKGAVVDGHTETA, encoded by the coding sequence ATGTCGGCAGAACAGAACTTCTCCAACGCGAAGTTCCTGACCGTGGCTGAAGTAGCCCAGGTCATGCGTGTCTCCAAAATGACGGTCTACCGGCTGGTCCACGCCGGCGAGATGCCCGCGGTGCGGTTCGGCCGCTCCTACCGGGTTCCGGAAAACGCGGTGGAACAGTACCTCAAGGGCGCTGTGGTGGACGGCCATACCGAAACTGCCTGA
- a CDS encoding glutaredoxin family protein — protein sequence MATPRVVLITKADCHLCDEARDAVGRVTASLGLEWTEEPVDNQPELRERYAEEIPVVLVDGVQRDFWKIDEIRLERVLQRAMAQ from the coding sequence ATGGCCACACCCCGCGTCGTCCTGATCACCAAAGCTGACTGCCACCTTTGCGACGAAGCGCGCGACGCCGTCGGGCGGGTCACTGCCTCATTGGGCCTTGAGTGGACCGAAGAGCCCGTGGACAACCAGCCGGAACTGCGGGAGCGTTACGCCGAGGAGATTCCCGTGGTGCTGGTGGACGGAGTGCAGCGCGACTTCTGGAAAATCGACGAGATCCGGCTGGAACGCGTGCTGCAGCGGGCCATGGCGCAGTAG
- a CDS encoding histidine phosphatase family protein codes for MPQATVHLLRHGEVHNPDGVLYGRLPEFHLSGLGQEMARMLAEHFRQRAASGARITYLAASPLDRAQETARPTSDALHLQIHTDERIIEAENYFEGMKVTKAELRRPRHWPRLVNPLRPSWGEPYKQQAARVMAAAQEARLRAIELAAGDFGTGGPEAIMVSHQLPIWATRLSAEGKPLWHDPRKRECTLTSITSLVFDDDGTLVRVMYSEPAASLLPGAASTPGA; via the coding sequence ATGCCCCAAGCCACTGTCCATCTGCTCCGCCACGGCGAGGTCCACAACCCTGACGGCGTTTTGTACGGAAGGCTGCCCGAATTCCACCTCTCCGGGCTGGGCCAAGAGATGGCCCGGATGCTCGCGGAGCACTTCCGGCAGCGCGCCGCCAGCGGTGCCCGCATCACTTACCTGGCCGCCTCGCCGCTGGACCGTGCGCAGGAAACTGCCCGGCCGACGTCGGACGCACTGCACCTGCAGATCCACACGGACGAGCGGATCATCGAAGCAGAGAACTACTTCGAGGGGATGAAGGTCACCAAGGCCGAACTCCGCCGGCCCAGGCACTGGCCCCGACTGGTTAATCCCCTGCGGCCGTCGTGGGGCGAGCCGTACAAGCAGCAGGCCGCGCGGGTCATGGCGGCGGCGCAGGAGGCGCGCCTGCGTGCCATCGAGCTGGCCGCCGGCGACTTTGGAACGGGCGGGCCCGAGGCGATCATGGTCAGCCACCAGCTCCCCATCTGGGCTACCAGGCTCAGCGCCGAAGGCAAGCCGCTGTGGCACGATCCGCGCAAGCGCGAGTGCACCCTGACCTCCATCACGTCGCTGGTGTTCGACGACGACGGCACACTTGTGCGCGTCATGTACAGCGAACCCGCGGCGTCCCTTCTTCCCGGTGCAGCCAGCACCCCTGGAGCCTAG
- a CDS encoding YceI family protein — protein MALPADVTTGTWTLDNSHSEIGFTVRHAGISKVRGQFKEAQATLNLGEDVTDSTISATIKTASFDSGDANRDGHVRGEDFFDVEKFPEMSFVSNGLVAKGNSYELTGDLTIKGVTRPITLETEFNGVAVDPFGNTRAGVSAETTISRKDFGLTWNAVLEAGGVLVSDKVAINLELAFIAPAA, from the coding sequence ATGGCACTTCCCGCAGACGTCACCACCGGCACCTGGACCCTGGACAACTCGCACAGCGAGATCGGCTTCACCGTCCGCCACGCAGGCATCAGCAAGGTCCGCGGCCAGTTCAAGGAAGCACAGGCAACCCTCAACCTCGGCGAGGATGTGACCGATTCCACGATCAGCGCCACCATCAAGACCGCCAGCTTCGATTCCGGCGACGCCAACCGCGACGGCCACGTCCGCGGCGAGGACTTCTTTGACGTGGAGAAGTTCCCGGAGATGTCCTTCGTCTCCAACGGCCTGGTGGCCAAGGGCAACAGCTACGAGCTGACCGGCGACCTGACCATCAAGGGCGTCACCCGTCCCATCACCCTCGAAACCGAGTTCAACGGTGTGGCCGTGGACCCGTTCGGCAACACCCGCGCCGGCGTCTCCGCCGAAACCACCATCAGCCGCAAGGACTTCGGCCTGACCTGGAACGCAGTCCTCGAGGCCGGCGGCGTCCTGGTCAGCGACAAGGTTGCCATCAACCTGGAGCTGGCCTTCATCGCTCCCGCAGCCTAG
- a CDS encoding redox-sensing transcriptional repressor Rex has protein sequence MASLDSTPQAVPDLPDSTGTPAKQIPPAAVARLTLYLRALNTLLAEGVERVSSESLAEASGVSSATLRKDLSHVGSYGTRGVGYEVQYLSRHIAAALGLTHDWKVAIVGAGNLGKALARYGGFESRGFDVVAIFDADQMVVGNEVGWLRVSDVADMETVLRRTGANMVVLALPAAVAQGVCDRVVAAGVHSILSFAPVMLQVPEGVNLRKVDMATELQILAYHAQRAQAPGQTA, from the coding sequence GTGGCTTCGCTGGATTCAACCCCCCAGGCTGTCCCGGACCTTCCGGACAGCACGGGCACGCCGGCCAAACAGATTCCGCCCGCTGCGGTGGCCCGGCTGACGCTCTATTTACGCGCCCTGAACACCCTGCTGGCCGAGGGAGTGGAGCGCGTCTCCTCTGAATCCCTTGCCGAAGCCTCCGGCGTCAGCTCTGCCACGCTGCGCAAGGACCTGTCCCACGTGGGCTCCTACGGTACCCGCGGGGTGGGCTACGAAGTCCAGTACCTGAGCCGGCACATCGCAGCGGCCCTGGGCCTGACCCATGACTGGAAGGTAGCAATCGTCGGTGCCGGCAACCTGGGCAAGGCCCTGGCGCGGTACGGCGGGTTCGAATCCCGCGGTTTCGACGTCGTGGCTATTTTCGATGCCGACCAGATGGTGGTGGGCAACGAAGTGGGCTGGCTGCGGGTCAGCGACGTGGCAGACATGGAAACCGTCCTGCGCAGGACAGGGGCGAATATGGTGGTGCTGGCGCTTCCGGCCGCCGTGGCCCAGGGCGTCTGCGACCGGGTTGTAGCCGCCGGTGTGCACAGCATCCTGAGCTTCGCCCCCGTGATGCTCCAGGTACCGGAGGGGGTTAATCTCCGCAAAGTGGACATGGCCACAGAACTGCAGATCCTGGCCTACCACGCACAACGGGCGCAGGCCCCAGGACAGACTGCCTGA
- a CDS encoding TlpA family protein disulfide reductase yields the protein MTDSINQAAPSASRRSVLAAGGLALAALTLGLSACAQQDALAEQARAGDNKNYVAGDGSVTEFAAADRKSAVQINGTLFNGTAIAPADFQGKVTVLNFWFAACAPCRVEAPILEELHQEFKPQGVQFFGVNLRDEKATAEAFEKSFNLTYPSFDDKDGGVLLAVSGLVPPGAVPTTLVLDKQGRVASRVLGEIERGTLKALIAAAVAE from the coding sequence GTGACCGACAGCATAAATCAGGCCGCGCCTTCGGCCTCCCGCCGCAGTGTCCTTGCTGCAGGCGGCCTCGCCCTGGCCGCCCTCACCCTGGGCCTCTCGGCCTGTGCCCAGCAGGATGCCCTCGCCGAGCAGGCCAGGGCGGGGGATAACAAGAACTACGTTGCCGGCGACGGCTCCGTCACAGAATTCGCGGCGGCGGACCGCAAGTCCGCCGTCCAGATCAACGGGACACTGTTCAACGGCACTGCCATCGCGCCGGCGGACTTCCAGGGGAAGGTGACGGTCCTGAACTTCTGGTTCGCCGCCTGCGCCCCATGCCGCGTGGAGGCGCCCATCCTCGAAGAGCTCCACCAGGAGTTCAAGCCCCAGGGCGTGCAGTTCTTCGGCGTCAACCTTCGGGACGAGAAGGCCACCGCGGAGGCATTCGAGAAGTCCTTCAACCTGACCTACCCCAGCTTTGATGACAAGGACGGCGGCGTCCTCCTGGCGGTCTCCGGGCTGGTTCCCCCGGGAGCGGTCCCCACTACGCTGGTGCTGGACAAGCAGGGGCGGGTGGCCTCCCGTGTGCTGGGCGAAATCGAGCGGGGCACGCTGAAGGCCCTCATCGCCGCCGCCGTGGCCGAGTAG
- a CDS encoding HAD family hydrolase: protein MPEEKYVAVVTKPVAAPQPGEAAFFDVDNTLMRGASLFHVARKMHQRGAFTLAQAAGFAWKQFKFVARGENMDDVHAVRDSALTLAAGITVDDIKALGEEVYDEMIASRIWPGAKALAEQHLRVGRRVWLVTATPIEVATVISTRLGLTGALGTVGEVSEGTYTGRLVGDILHGSAKAVAVQEIADAEDLDLRRCWAYSDSYNDIPLLTLVGHPVAINPDARLRRHARDHNWPVYDFRAGRRAATLGLKAATACGAVYGLWKGFARIRGPRI, encoded by the coding sequence ATGCCCGAGGAGAAGTACGTCGCCGTAGTCACCAAACCGGTTGCTGCGCCGCAGCCCGGCGAGGCGGCATTCTTCGATGTGGACAACACCCTCATGCGCGGCGCCAGCCTCTTCCACGTGGCCCGGAAGATGCACCAGCGCGGGGCCTTCACCCTTGCCCAGGCAGCCGGCTTCGCCTGGAAGCAGTTCAAGTTCGTGGCCCGCGGCGAAAACATGGACGACGTCCACGCGGTCCGCGACTCAGCCCTCACCCTGGCCGCGGGCATCACCGTGGATGACATCAAGGCCCTGGGCGAGGAGGTCTACGACGAAATGATAGCGTCCAGGATCTGGCCCGGAGCCAAGGCCCTGGCCGAGCAGCACCTCCGGGTGGGCAGGCGCGTGTGGCTGGTGACCGCCACCCCCATCGAGGTGGCCACCGTAATCTCCACCCGGTTGGGACTCACCGGAGCGCTGGGTACGGTGGGGGAAGTTTCGGAGGGCACATACACCGGACGGCTGGTGGGAGATATCCTGCACGGCTCGGCCAAGGCAGTGGCGGTCCAGGAAATCGCGGACGCTGAGGACCTGGACCTCAGGCGTTGCTGGGCCTACAGCGACTCCTACAACGACATCCCTTTGCTTACCCTCGTTGGCCACCCGGTGGCCATCAATCCGGACGCCCGCCTCCGGCGCCACGCCCGCGACCATAACTGGCCCGTCTACGACTTCCGCGCAGGCCGCCGCGCAGCAACCCTCGGCCTCAAGGCAGCCACCGCCTGCGGTGCCGTCTACGGCCTGTGGAAAGGCTTCGCCCGAATCCGCGGCCCGCGCATCTAG